A stretch of the Corylus avellana chromosome ca6, CavTom2PMs-1.0 genome encodes the following:
- the LOC132184563 gene encoding cytokinin dehydrogenase 7-like isoform X1, with protein MIAYLERFVHGNDVESRQADEEDDCSSLCDALDLQGSIDCVATGLAGKDFGGVYSFKPLGFVKPANSDDVARVVKAALRSSNLTVAARGNGHSINGQAMADRGLVMDMRSMEDHFQVVRINGTPYADVSGGALWEDVLKRCVLDFGLAPRSWTDYLSLTVGGTLSNAGVSGQAFRYGPQTSNVAELEVVTGKGDIIICSEAQNPQLFFAALGGLGQFGIITRAKVELQPAPDKVRWIRVVYTEFEEFSRDAELLVTRQENDSFDYVEGFVFLNSDDPSNGWPSVPLDPQQAPFDPSRIPATAGSVLYCLEVALHYRDTDHPSTVDAVTNLPTLQLSLNLLQRSSLKSNAPYDHKLLSFFFFLFLLVGEFWTL; from the exons ATGATAGCATACCTTGAGCGTTTCGTACACGGGAACGACGTCGAATCGAGGCAAGCCGACGAGGAAGACGACTGTTCCAGCCTCTGCGACGCGCTGGACCTCCAAGGCAGTATCGACTGCGTGGCTACCGGCTTAGCCGGTAAGGATTTCGGCGGCGTGTATTCCTTCAAGCCCTTGGGCTTTGTCAAACCGGCCAACAGCGATGACGTGGCCAGGGTGGTCAAAGCGGCTCTGCGGTCATCGAATCTGACGGTGGCCGCAAGGGGCAACGGCCACTCCATCAACGGGCAGGCGATGGCTGATAGGGGACTCGTCATGGATATGCGTTCCATGGAGGACCATTTCCAAGTGGTGCGGATTAATGGGACGCCCTACGCCGATGTGTCCGGAGGGGCATTATGGGAAGATGTCCTAAAACGGTGCGTCTTGGACTTCGGGCTTGCTCCGAGGTCGTGGACTGATTACCTAAGTTTGACGGTGGGCGGGACGTTATCGAATGCCGGCGTCAGCGGCCAGGCCTTCCGTTACGGTCCACAAACGTCGAACGTAGCAGAATTAGAGGTCGTCACGGGCAAAGGCGATATTATAATTTGCTCGGAGGCCCAGAACCCTCAACTCTTCTTTGCGGCTCTTGGCGGTCTCGGCCAGTTCGGCATCATTACCAGAGCTAAGGTCGAGCTACAGCCGGCACCGGACAAG GTGAGATGGATACGGGTGGTGTACACTGAGTTTGAGGAATTCAGTCGCGACGCCGAGTTGCTGGTGACTCGGCAAGAGAACGACTCGTTTGATTACGTGGAGGGTTTCGTTTTCCTGAACAGTGATGACCCATCCAATGGTTGGCCCTCAGTGCCGTTGGATCCGCAGCAGGCGCCGTTCGATCCATCTCGAATTCCGGCAACCGCTGGCTCCGTTCTCTACTGTCTTGAAGTGGCTCTGCACTACCGAGACACTGACCACCCCTCAACTGTTGATGCGGTAACGAATTTACCAACCCTCCAGCTCTCTCTTAATCTCCTGCAACGTAGCTCATTGAAATCAAATGCACCTTATGATCATAaattactctcttttttcttttttctttttcttttagttggGGAGTTCTGGACGTTGTAG
- the LOC132184563 gene encoding cytokinin dehydrogenase 7-like isoform X2: MIAYLERFVHGNDVESRQADEEDDCSSLCDALDLQGSIDCVATGLAGKDFGGVYSFKPLGFVKPANSDDVARVVKAALRSSNLTVAARGNGHSINGQAMADRGLVMDMRSMEDHFQVVRINGTPYADVSGGALWEDVLKRCVLDFGLAPRSWTDYLSLTVGGTLSNAGVSGQAFRYGPQTSNVAELEVVTGKGDIIICSEAQNPQLFFAALGGLGQFGIITRAKVELQPAPDKVRWIRVVYTEFEEFSRDAELLVTRQENDSFDYVEGFVFLNSDDPSNGWPSVPLDPQQAPFDPSRIPATAGSVLYCLEVALHYRDTDHPSTVDALGSSGRCRTQ; the protein is encoded by the exons ATGATAGCATACCTTGAGCGTTTCGTACACGGGAACGACGTCGAATCGAGGCAAGCCGACGAGGAAGACGACTGTTCCAGCCTCTGCGACGCGCTGGACCTCCAAGGCAGTATCGACTGCGTGGCTACCGGCTTAGCCGGTAAGGATTTCGGCGGCGTGTATTCCTTCAAGCCCTTGGGCTTTGTCAAACCGGCCAACAGCGATGACGTGGCCAGGGTGGTCAAAGCGGCTCTGCGGTCATCGAATCTGACGGTGGCCGCAAGGGGCAACGGCCACTCCATCAACGGGCAGGCGATGGCTGATAGGGGACTCGTCATGGATATGCGTTCCATGGAGGACCATTTCCAAGTGGTGCGGATTAATGGGACGCCCTACGCCGATGTGTCCGGAGGGGCATTATGGGAAGATGTCCTAAAACGGTGCGTCTTGGACTTCGGGCTTGCTCCGAGGTCGTGGACTGATTACCTAAGTTTGACGGTGGGCGGGACGTTATCGAATGCCGGCGTCAGCGGCCAGGCCTTCCGTTACGGTCCACAAACGTCGAACGTAGCAGAATTAGAGGTCGTCACGGGCAAAGGCGATATTATAATTTGCTCGGAGGCCCAGAACCCTCAACTCTTCTTTGCGGCTCTTGGCGGTCTCGGCCAGTTCGGCATCATTACCAGAGCTAAGGTCGAGCTACAGCCGGCACCGGACAAG GTGAGATGGATACGGGTGGTGTACACTGAGTTTGAGGAATTCAGTCGCGACGCCGAGTTGCTGGTGACTCGGCAAGAGAACGACTCGTTTGATTACGTGGAGGGTTTCGTTTTCCTGAACAGTGATGACCCATCCAATGGTTGGCCCTCAGTGCCGTTGGATCCGCAGCAGGCGCCGTTCGATCCATCTCGAATTCCGGCAACCGCTGGCTCCGTTCTCTACTGTCTTGAAGTGGCTCTGCACTACCGAGACACTGACCACCCCTCAACTGTTGATGCG ttggGGAGTTCTGGACGTTGTAGGACACAGTAA
- the LOC132184937 gene encoding cytokinin dehydrogenase 7-like produces MIAYLERFVHGNDVESRQADEEDDCSSLCDALDLQGSIDCVATGLAGKDFGGVYSFKPLGFVKPANSDDVARVVKAALRSSNLTVAARGNGHSINGQAMADRGLVMDMRSMEDHFQVVRINGTPYADVSGGALWEDVLKRCVLDFGLAPRSWTDYLSLTVGGTLSNAGVSGQAFRYGPQTSNVAELEVVTGKGDIIICSEAQNPQLFFAALGGLGQFGIITRAKVELQPAPDKVRWIRVVYTEFEEFSRDAELLVTRQENDSFDYVEGFVFLNSDDPSNGWPSVPLDPQQAPFDPSRIPATAGSVLYCLEVALHYRDTDHPSTVDAVVNRLLGRLGFLRHLKFEMDLNYMEFLLRVKQAEEHAKANGDWDAPHPWLNLFVSKSDIADFDRHVFKNILKGGVGGPMLIYPLTRSMWDTRTSVVIPKDENDEIFYIVALLRFTAYPKGPSVEKMVAQNHEIIKCCINKGFDFKLYLPHYSSQEEWKAHFGNQWTRFVERKASFDPLAILAPGQKIFSRIHHL; encoded by the exons ATGATAGCATACCTTGAGCGTTTCGTACACGGGAACGACGTCGAATCGAGGCAAGCCGACGAGGAAGACGACTGTTCCAGCCTCTGCGACGCGCTGGACCTCCAAGGCAGTATCGACTGCGTGGCTACCGGCTTAGCCGGTAAGGATTTCGGCGGCGTGTATTCCTTCAAGCCCTTGGGCTTTGTCAAACCGGCCAACAGCGATGACGTGGCCAGGGTGGTCAAAGCGGCTCTGCGGTCATCGAATCTGACGGTGGCCGCAAGGGGCAACGGCCACTCCATCAACGGGCAGGCGATGGCTGATAGGGGACTCGTCATGGATATGCGTTCCATGGAGGACCATTTCCAAGTGGTGCGGATTAATGGGACGCCCTACGCCGATGTGTCCGGAGGGGCATTATGGGAAGATGTCCTAAAACGGTGCGTCTTGGACTTCGGGCTTGCTCCGAGGTCGTGGACTGATTACCTAAGTTTGACGGTGGGCGGGACGTTATCGAATGCCGGCGTCAGCGGCCAGGCCTTCCGTTACGGTCCACAAACGTCGAACGTAGCAGAATTAGAGGTCGTCACGGGCAAAGGCGATATTATAATTTGCTCGGAGGCCCAGAACCCTCAACTCTTCTTTGCGGCTCTTGGCGGTCTCGGCCAGTTCGGCATCATTACCAGAGCTAAGGTCGAGCTACAGCCGGCACCGGACAAG GTGAGATGGATACGGGTGGTGTACACTGAGTTTGAGGAATTCAGTCGCGACGCCGAGTTGCTGGTGACTCGGCAAGAGAACGACTCGTTTGATTACGTGGAGGGTTTCGTTTTCCTGAACAGTGATGACCCATCCAATGGTTGGCCCTCAGTGCCGTTGGATCCGCAGCAGGCGCCGTTCGATCCATCTCGAATTCCGGCGACCGCTGGCTCCGTTCTCTACTGTCTCGAAGTGGCTCTGCACTACCGAGACACTGACCACCCCTCAACTGTTGATGCG GTTGTAAACAGGTTGCTTGGACGGCTAGGATTTCTTAGACATTTAAAGTTCGAGATGGACTTGAACTACATGGAGTTTCTATTACGTGTGAAACAAGCAGAGGAACACGCCAAAGCCAACGGTGATTGGGATGCGCCGCACCCGTGGCTAAACTTGTTCGTATCAAAGTCCGATATCGCTGATTTCGACCGCCACGTGTTCAAGAACATCCTAAAGGGCGGGGTCGGCGGGCCCATGCTGATCTACCCGCTGACGCGAAGCAT GTGGGATACACGTACATCTGTGGTGATACCAAAGGACGAGAATGACGAGATCTTCTACATAGTGGCATTGCTCAGGTTCACTGCGTACCCAAAGGGCCCTTCAGTTGAAAAAATGGTTGCCCAAAACCATGAGATTATCAAGTGTTGCATTAACAAGGGCTTTGATTTCAAACTCTATCTCCCTCACTACTCCTCACAGGAGGAATGGAAGGCACATTTTGGGAACCAATGGACAAGATTCGTTGAAAGAAAGGCGAGTT